The following proteins come from a genomic window of Macrobrachium nipponense isolate FS-2020 chromosome 32, ASM1510439v2, whole genome shotgun sequence:
- the LOC135207327 gene encoding XK-related protein 6-like isoform X2 has translation MRVSLSPEPSVQQFSLPLVTMHSEAYNVIKDDINKGFKTLTQPMEISKFGVFDVLTALVGVGMFYFDVISDILVAYYMYDDEATHEWFLATVLLLVIPLIVVNGFSLYWYWFDERVCEHDGMCPRTPKVPVALWFFRILGHLMLHASILRTIDLLYYGIKSIKGSSLAPKEEPQTEDQYKTEDAANGYADPPPAHNHRHDGLYYQKLWIHAERDAANVDLMSSLVQDAPQLILQIYIMANTIPEQSLQGEISTTMMMQLLSVGASLVAMAFSVGSFTKATRLAEPSMGNLSAAGLMVLSLAHFCCIGPQVLCFSLFATKYLVIFFIVVSCHWLAASILILFTLICCPNPIRMNATFTHDMRQGPCHRIDDVFFSAVFGLILLYTFVDVGGKKPKIQGAIYHFLRIVEECCMIAFWYLQTEGHFWYQWLPLVIVSTFFLLSIAFSAIFFYCVHPDRKRTPSVA, from the exons ATGAGAGTGAGCCTGAGCCCTGAGCCAAGTGTTCAACAGTTTTCACTTCCCCTTGTAACGATGCACAGCGAGGCATATAACGTCATCAAAGATGACATCAATAAG GGGTTCAAGACGTTGACCCAGCCGATGGAAATCTCCAAATTCGGCGTCTTCGATGTCTTGACTGCCCTGGTGGGTGTGGGGATGTTCTACTTCGACGTTATCTCCGATATCTTGGTCGCTTACTATATGTACGACGACGAGGCTACGCATGAATGGTTCTTGGCCACTGTTCTGCTGCTAG TGATACCCCTGATCGTGGTGAACGGATTCAGCCTTTACTGGTACTGGTTCGACGAACGGGTTTGCGAGCATGATGGTATGTGCCCAAGGACTCCTAAAGTACCCGTGGCCCTTTGGTTCTTCAGGATCCTTGGTCATCTGATGCTCCATGCCAGCATACTAAG AACGATTGATTTACTCTACTACGGTATAAAGAGCATCAAAGGTTCGTCTTTGGCGCCGAAGGAGGAACCACAGACTGAGGATCAGTACAAAACGGAGGATGCAGCGAATG GCTACGCAGATCCGCCTCCCGCCCACAATCACCGCCATGATGGACTTTACTATCAGAAGCTGTGGATCCACGCTGAAAGAGACGCGGCCAATGTGGACCTCATGTCTTCGCTGGTGCAGGACGCTCCCCAGCTCATCTTGCAGATTTATATCATGGCCAATACCATTCCTGAACAGTCGCTGCAGGGAGAGATATCCACGACAA TGATGATGCAGCTGTTGTCAGTGGGGGCTTCCCTCGTAGCCATGGCTTTCTCGGTCGGCTCTTTCACCAAAGCGACTCGCCTGGCAGAACCCTCCATGGGGAACCTCAGCGCAGCTGGTCTGATGGTGCTCTCTCTGGCGCACTTCTGCTGCATTGGACCTCAG GTGTTGTGCTTTTCCCTGTTCGCCACGAAATACCtagtcatcttcttcatcgttgtTTCGTGTCACTGGCTGGCTGCCAGCATCCTCATCTTATTCACG CTGATCTGTTGTCCCAACCCCATCCGCATGAACGCCACCTTCACCCACGACATGAGGCAGGGCCCTTGTCACAGAATCGACGACGTGTTCTTCAGCGCCGTCTTCGGGCTGATCCTCCTCTACACGTTCGTCGACGTCGGAGGGAAGAAGCCGAAGATCCAGGGGGCGATATACCACTTCCTGAGGATCGTCGAGGAATGCTGCATGATTGCCTTTTG GTACCTGCAAACAGAGGGCCACTTCTGGTACCAGTGGCTTCCCCTGGTCATCGTCTCGACGTTCTTTCTCCTGAGCATCGCGTTCTCGGCCATATTCTTCTACTGCGTTCATCCGGATCGCAAGCGCACGCCTTCCGTGGCGTGA